In Oryza sativa Japonica Group chromosome 3, ASM3414082v1, one DNA window encodes the following:
- the LOC4334216 gene encoding transcription factor HHO5, whose protein sequence is MGLDVGEIGMGLDLSLDLKMFAARSAVRMAAAAAKEATGVEACIRSLEEERRKIEMFRRELPLCARLLADVIELMKEEAGKRRKDGDDAEAKAEDGDKTKWMSTAQLWVDSRGSDADSENDRRSGSTSPASRLLGGAEESSSRAVAPPPYFRREERVVLRPAMPLLPPASHRSPPPAAAAAATAAGDDHRHVVASSFATAVPSPVPAALSLQAQAQQQQQQARKSRRCWSPELHRQFVAALQQLGGPQVATPKQIREVMKVDGLTNDEVKSHLQKYRLHNRKSPGTASASHSIVLVGDLWASQEVSCSQSGSPQGPLQLSGSGVAVSAATAGDSCCEDDDKSEGYVRK, encoded by the exons aTGGGGCTGGACGTGGGGGAGATCGGGATGGGGCTGGATTTGAGCCTGGACCTGAAGATGTTCGCGGCGAGGAGCGCCgtgaggatggcggcggcggcggccaaggaGGCGACGGGGGTGGAGGCGTGCATCAGGAGCCTCGAGGAGGAGCGCCGCAAGATCGAGATGTTCAGGCGCGAGCTCCCGCTCTgcgcccgcctcctcgccgacg TGATCGAGCTGATGAAGGAGGAGgccgggaagaggaggaaggacggcgacgacgcggaggcgaagGCGGAGGACGGCGACAAGACGAAATGGATGAGCACCGCGCAGCTCTGGGTGGACAGCCGCGGCAGCGACGCCGATTCCGAG AATGACCGACGGAGCGGGagcacctcgccggcgtcgaggttgctcggcggcgcggaggagtcGTCGTCGAgggccgtcgcgccgccgccgtacttTAGGAGGGAGGAAAGGGTGGTTCTACGACCCGCTATGCCGTTGCTGCCTCCGGCTTCCCAcaggtcgcctcctccggcggcggcggcggctgccaccgccgccggcgatgaccACCGGCACGTTGTCGCGTCAAGCTTTGCCACCGCCGTGCCGTCACCCGTCCCGGCGGCGCTTAGCTTGCAGGCtcaggcgcagcagcagcagcagcaggcgagGAAGTCGAGGCGGTGCTGGTCGCCGGAGCTTCACCGGCAGTTCGTCGCCGCCTTGCAGCAGCTCGGTGGCCCCCAAG TTGCTACTCCAAAGCAAATCAGGGAGGTGATGAAGGTTGATGGGCTCACCAACGACGAAGTGAAAAGCCATCTCCAG AAGTATCGGCTGCACAACCGGAAATCACCAGGCACAGCTTCAGCGAGCCATTCGATTGTACTTGTTGGTGATCTCTGGGCTTCTCAGGAAGTAAGCTGCTCTCAATCCGGATCACCTCAAGGTCCCCTTCAGCTCTCCGGCTCAGGGGTGGCCGTctcggcggccaccgccggcgacagcTGCTGCGAGGATGATGACAAGTCGGAAGGCTATGTCCGAAAATGA
- the LOC107275975 gene encoding upstream activation factor subunit spp27, giving the protein MVSDSELVERLREVLRSSDLNTTTTAILRRRLEEDFGVDLSDKKLFIREQVDLLLSEVAGKAEQEEAEVPKEEEPETGAEAAGGEPGGAEGEGEEEEEEEEEEEEEEEEEDSSGSRKKRRSDGANTDGKRKGGGFTKLCSISPTLQEFVGASELARTEVVKKLWAYIRENNLQDPSNKRKILCDERLKKIFNVNSIDMFQMNKALTKHIWPLNSDGPVTSASPERSTPKEKPQKRERNEGKKQKGGSSGSGSGFLVPLQLSDDLVKFIGTGESMLSRSDVVKRMWDYIKENKLQDPSDRRKIICDEKLKDLLQVESFNGFTVSKLLAPHFTKTK; this is encoded by the exons atggtGTCGGACTCGGAGCTGGTGGAGCGGCTGCGGGAGGTGCTGCGGTCGTCCGACctcaacaccaccaccaccgccatcctgcgccgccgcctcgaggaGGACTTCGGCGTCGACCTCTCCGACAAGAAGCTCTTCATCCGCGAGCAGgtcgacctcctcctctccgagGTCGCCGGCAAGGCCGagcaggaggaggcggaggtgcccaaggaggaggagcccgAGACCGGGGCGGAGGCAGCGGGTGGAGAGCCAGGGGGCGCtgaaggggagggggaagaagaggaggaggaagaggaagaggaggaggaggaggaggaggaggaagacagtAGCGGCAGCCGGAAGAAGCGGCG ATCAGATGGAGCCAATACTGATGGCAAGAGAAAAGGTGGTGGCTTCACCAAATTATGTAGCATTTCCCCAACGCTTCAAGAGTTTGTTGGTGCCTCTGAGTTAGCTAGGACAGAG GTAGTCAAGAAGCTTTGGGCATATATCCGAGAAAATAACTTGCAAGACCCAAGCAATAAGAGGAAGATTCTGTGTGATGAGAGATTGAAGAAGATCTTCAATGTCAACTCCATCGATATGTTCCAAATGAATAAAGCATTGACGAAACACATATGGCCATTGAATTCTGATg GTCCTGTGACCTCTGCCTCACCTGAGAGATCAACACCCAAAGAGAAGCctcaaaagagagaaagaaatgaag GGAAGAAGCAAAAAGGTGGTTCTTCTGGGTCTGGATCTGGTTTTCTTGTGCCCCTTCAACTTTCGGATGATTTAGTGAAATTCATTGGCACTGGTGAGAGTATGCTTTCGCGATCTGATGTTGTGAAAAGAATGTGGGACTATATAAAAGAGAATAAATTACAG GATCCTTCTGACCGGAGGAAAATAATATGTGACGAGAAGCTGAAGGATCTATTGCAAGTTGAATCATTCAATGGCTTTACTGTTTCGAAGCTGCTTGCTCCCCATTTCACCAAGACAAAGTAG